A region from the Lolium perenne isolate Kyuss_39 chromosome 4, Kyuss_2.0, whole genome shotgun sequence genome encodes:
- the LOC127346611 gene encoding uncharacterized protein, which translates to MAAAGDDPETNRACTVDAATTAVRRCWSSRFPDDLLADICRMLDSPRCRARFVAVCRSWRAAARAAPPVALPWLLLSPWKGDSTRRVYCPEDGSVVRVRLTFKMEVVGCHDGGWVATFMPASLKIVNALSGAKVKLGRKQERLVCGDHVHDSILKIYAFSKMLKIVFSEPPTSPGCILAAIVDHDSIGHCVGICRIGCPNSGWTMHRCHGRTFMDITFCNGDLYGLAENASEVVKFEIGANEDGAPVVMAERHLSIGVSSSEENQLSYIFDLHGKLAIATRAQWSRNLQLFFKVFEFVDIHDAIDNEPAACYKHKWAEVADLGDHALFLGRTFSTAVHVPSNRRSSVERNTIYFSYHRRSYYSYYGLVKPRHALLLATSKENSGPTYYMEDDRNKHTKGDEMKRIRSVGYSHITMDNNHDGGAWVLPPDI; encoded by the coding sequence ATGGCCGCCGCCGGCGACGATCCGGAGACCAATCGCGCGTGTACGGTCGACGCAGCGACCACGGCCGTGCGGCGATGCTGGTCCTCCAGGTTCCCCGACGATCTCCTCGCCGACATCTGCCGCATGCTCGACTCCCCGCGCTGCCGCGCGCGTTTCGTCGCCGTTTGCCGGTCGTGGCGAGCCGCCGCGCGCGCGGCGCCCCCCGTTGCGCTGCCATGGCTGCTCCTCTCGCCCTGGAAGGGCGACTCGACGAGGCGCGTGTATTGCCCCGAGGACGGATCCGTCGTGCGCGTCCGGCTCActttcaagatggaggtcgtcggCTGCCACGACGGTGGCTGGGTCGCCACGTTCATGCCGGCATCGCTCAAGATCGTAAACGCCTTATCCGGCGCCAAGGTGAAGCTCGGCCGGAAGCAGGAGAGGCTAGTCTGCGGGGATCATGTCCACGACTCGATCCTGAAAATCTACGCGTTCTCGAAGATGCTGAAAATTGTATTCTCCGAACCACCCACCTCCCCTGGCTGCATCCTCGCCGCCATCGTCGACCACGACAGTATCGGGCACTGCGTCGGGATCTGCAGGATTGGCTGTCCAAACAGCGGGTGGACGATGCACAGATGTCACGGTAGGACGTTCATGGACATCACCTTCTGCAACGGCGACCTCTATGGCCTCGCCGAGAACGCAAGTGAAGTCGTCAAGTTTGAGATTGGCGCGAACGAGGATGGCGCGCCGGTGGTCATGGCCGAGCGCCACCTAAGCATCGGTGTGAGCTCCTCCGAGGAGAATCAGCTGAGTTACATCTTTGATCTACACGGCAAGCTCGCGATTGCAACGAGGGCACAATGGTCACGGAACCTCCAACTTTTCTTCAAGGTGTTCGAGTTCGTTGACATACATGATGCCATTGACAACGAACCAGCAGCGTGCTACAAGCACAAGTGGGCGGAGGTGGCCGACTTGGGCGACCATGCCTTATTCTTGGGACGGACGTTCTCTACAGCAGTGCACGTGCCGTCAAACAGGCGAAGCAGCGTGGAGAGAAACACCATCTACTTCTCCTATCATCGTCGCAGCTACTATAGCTACTACGGACTTGTCAAGCCCCGACATGCCCTATTGTTGGCCACCTCGAAGGAAAACAGCGGCCCCACATATTACATGGAAGATGACAGGAACAAGCACACCAAGGGCGATGAAATGAAGAGGATCAGGTCGGTAGGATACTCCCACATCACAATGGACAATAATCACGATGGCGGCGCATGGGTTCTCCCTCCAGATATCTAG